The Hugenholtzia roseola DSM 9546 genomic sequence AAGACCTGATATTGAGGATATTGCACCCTGAAAGCCTCCAATAAAGGACGCGCCTGCTCAAACTCACCCAAAGAAGACACGTGAAACCACGCCAAAGGCACTTGGCGGCGGTTGTGAAGTTGCTGCTTCAATTTTTCGCGCCACTCGGCTCTGCCTTCGGTGAAAAGATGGGCTTTTTCCGAAAAAAGAGAAGCAACACGCACTGTCGCACCATAGGCACAAATTGCGCCACGATAGAGAGTAGAATAAAGGGCAAACAAAGTCTTTGCGTTTTGAGGATAGAATAAGAAAGCAAACCGTTGTACCTACAAATATAAGCCTTTTTTCGAAACGCTACAAAAAAAAGTCCTCGCCAAACTGACAGGGACTTTTTTCAATTCAAACAAAAAAAATGAACAAAACTTATTTAATGACATCAGCTAATTTTTCTTGAATTAGCTCGCCTACTACGGGTACGGGCTTCTCCTCACCGTTGATAGCCGAAATAAGCCCCATAATCCAAAATACAAAAGTTCCTAAGGCGGCGACAAGTCCTACAATCCAACCCACAAAAGGTATCACATTGAAAAGCGAACCTACAATACCTAAAATGGCGATTCCTGCCATTTGGCGCAAGTGGAAGGTGCTAAGGCTCGAACGATTTGCCTCGTCTTGGTTCATGACATAGGCGACAACCCAACCCACTAAGGTAATGTAGCTAATGACTGCAACGTTTTTGCCTTTATCAGAAGTGGTAGGCTTGTTAATATTATTGTCCAACTGGCTCATAAAAGAAAAAGATTAGAGAGATGAGAAAAATATAGGCTACAAGGCTCAAAAATCATGCTACATTTTAGATTTGAGCCACAAAAGAAAAAAAAGTATCATTTTTTTTATGTAATGCTTCGCTTTGTCAGGTTTTTGGTATAAAGTAGGGGCAATCGCCTATAAAAAATTGCGTAACCCTCGAATACAAAAAAGTCCGAATTAGGAAATCTAACTCGGACTTTGTGATCCCGCTGGGGCTCGAACCCAGGACCCCAACATTAAAAGTGTTGTGCTCTACCAACTGAGCTACGGAATCATTCTGAGAATAAAAACAACTTTTACGCTATTTTTTGTACTATCAAAAAGGTGATTGAAAAAGCCCTCTATCTAAGAGAGCTGTGCAAAACAGTTTTGAGATAGCACAGAATATCGCACAAAGTATCGTACAATAAAGACGAAAGACAAGAAACCAATAGTAGTGCTCACGGAGCGACTCGAACGCTCACAAGCTTGCGCTTACCACCCCCTCAAGATGGCGTGTCTACCAATTTCACCACGTGAGCGATAAAGGGTAGTGATCCCGCTGGGGCTCGAACCCAGGACCCCAACATTAAAAGTGTTGTGCTCTACCAACTGAGCTACGGAATCGTTTTTTTTGGTAAAGAACAGCGAAAGTAGCGAAAAAGTTTGGTATCTTCAAACTTTTATTAAAAAGCGACAAAGGGCTTGTTTTTTTATCGTTTTTAGCTAATTTTGCACTGTCTTTTGTAACTTCTTAGGGCGTTTCCCTAAAAGGTGATGCAAAGGTAGAGCTTATTTTCGAAACTTGCAAACAACATGCCCAAAAAAATTGCGTTTTTTTTTCTACTTTTCGCCAACTTGCTGATTTTCAAAGTGCAAGGCGAAGATAAAATTATGGAGGCTTTCAAAAAAGCCGATGTTTTGTATGAAAGTGAGAAATACATCGATGCCTTTCAGGTGTATTCGGTCTTGTGGCAAGACTTAGGTGTGTTCAATGAAGGTATGCTTTTAAAGATGGCATCTATCAAGGAGCGCAGCAAAGAGCATGAGCAGGCACTCTACTATCTTTCACTGTATTATCGCTACTTCCCCGATAAGAAGGTCTTGGAAAAGATGAGCGAGCTGGCGGCTGCCAAAGACCTGCAAGGCTATCAATATTCCGACCTCAAATATTTTCAGATGCTTTGGCTACGTTATGAACTCTATGGAATTGGTATAGGGAGTTTCTTGGCACTTGTCTTTATCGTTCTGATAATCAAGCGCATGAAGGAAGGAAGCAGCCCTTGGAGTTTGGTTCTGACCAATGTCCTGATTTTGGTCGGCTTGGGGGTAGCCTATCATTTTTCGCGCCCTGACGCTGAATTTATCGTAACGCACAACCATGTAGCCCTGATGCAAGACCCTTCGGCAGCAGCAGAGCTTGTGGAGTGGATAGACAAAGGACATAAGTTGCCGCTTTTAGGCAAACAAGATATTTGGATACAGACCGAATGGAAAGGACAGACGGTTTTTATTAGAGAACACAACGCCATTTTTTTGAACTAAAAAACCGAAAGCCCTAAGTATTTTGAAATGCTTAGGGCTTTTTTTGGCTTCAATGGGGGCATCAAAATTTAATTCTACCAGCGAACTACGGCTTTGATATTGAAAAAACGCTGCGAAAGTCCGTTGGGAACAGCAAACTGAAAATCATTGACAAAATCGCGCACCCAGAGGTAAGAGATAATATTTTCTACCCCTAAAAGATTCAAGACCTCTGCGCCAAGCCAAATGGATTTGATGCGTTGGTTTGGATTGAAAACCAATAATTTAGAAAAGCCAACATCAACCCTACGGTAGGCGGGCGCACTGAAAACGGAGCGAAAATCGGGGCGATTGGGTACGCTAAAAGGCAAACCTGAACCAAACATCAGGCGAATGTTCATGCGCCAAGTGGGGTCGTTGGGGAGGAAATCTTCAAAGTACATCGTCGCCGTAACGCGCTGGTCGGTGGGGCGACGAATAAAACCACGCGTGTCGAAATCCACATCTTCGCGGACGCTCATCAAACTTAGTGCTACCCACGACTCTGTCCCCTTGATAAGTTCGCCACTCAAACGCAAATCAAGCCCTGCCACATACGCAATGGCGTTGTTTTGGGCATAATAGCGCAGACGGACGTTGTCTATATCGTAGGGAACAACGTTCCAAAGGCGTTTGTAGTAGGTTTCGGCAATAAACTGAAAAGGACGCTCCCACGATTTAAAAGTCCAATTCATGCCTGCAATCACATGCAAGGCACTTTGCGCTCGCAAGTTGGTGTTCAAAACGCCCTCAAAATTGCGCAACTCGCGATAAAAAGGAGGCTGCTGATAAAGCCCGACGGCGGCTTGGAAGGTAATGTCTTTTTTCCAATGCAGGGGAACATACTGATATTGCAGGCGCGGACTTAGCAAAAACTGTCGATTTAAAGACCAATAATTGCCCCTTAGACCATAGATAATTTTGTGTTGGTGCGATTTGCCTATATTTTGTTGGTGTTGGGCATAAAAAGCAAACCTTTGTGAAGCCGTTTGCAGTTGGGCATCAAGAAAGCGGTTTCTTTTCACAAAGCCTGCCGAATCCAAAACATTGTATTCATAGAGTTGGTCTTCTATCTGCTCATGGCTTAGAGAAAAGCCCCATTCTATTTCATTTTTTGTATTGATTTGAAAAACACTGCGGTTTTGAAAAGAAAAAATCTGCGCCTGCAAAACATTTCGCGCATGGTTGTATTCTGCTCCTACGCCCCTGACTAAGGCGCATTGGTTGAAAGTGTTGGAATTAGGGTCGTTATCTACATCACAAAGGCGATACGCACCATTGACATCAATAAATTCGCGCTCTTGGGTATTGATAGCGGAGGCTATCCAACTGATTTTGAGGCGTTTATCGGTAGAAAAATGCGTCCATCGCGCACTGCCCTGATAGGTGGTATAATTCATAATTTCATTCCCACTATAAGCCACAAAGAGGCGCATCTGCCTATCAAAAGTGCCGAAAGTAGTTTGGCGGCTTTGCGGCAAGACCTGATAGCGATTTTGCGCCACCGAAGTAAGCACTTGCAGGGTGCTATTTTTGCCTGTTTGAAGGGTAAATAAACCCTGCAAATCGGTAAAACGCGGTAGATATTGCCCGTCCGTTTCCAAAGTGTTGAACAGATAACGCGCGTCTTTATGTCGCAATCCTACAATAAAATTCATTTTTTTGTTTTTGCTAATGCCCTCTATGTGTGCCGAACCGCCAAGCAATCCCAAAGTAGCCGAGCCGCCCCATTTCTTTGGTGTCTTATATTCGATGTCCAAGACGGAGGAGAGTTTGTCGCCAAATTTGGGTTGCCAGCCGCCCGAAGAAAAAGAAATCTGCTCGACCATTTCGGGATTGACAAAACTAAGCCCTTCTTGCTGCCCTGCCGAAACCAAAAAGGGACGATAAATTTCCATGCCATTGACATAGACCAAGTTTTCTTCATAACTGCCCCCACGCACCTGATAAGTAGAAGAAAGTTCGCTATTGCTCACGATACCAAGCCCCAGCGTTGCCAATTTTTGGTTAAATTCGTCAAAAGGGGTAGGCACTTTGAGCAAACTCGCCGCGTTGGGGCGCAGCGTGCTGATGGTAGGCATGGCTTCTGTTTCAATGACGACAGATGCCAAATCTGCACTTTTTTCAGCCAAAGTAATGGTCAGAAAAAGGGTATCGCTGTTACTTGTAGCCATTTGGCGGGGCTTTATTTCTTTTTCTACGGTCTGATAGTTAATATGTTGAAAGATAAGTTTTAGGTCATCTTGTTCGTTTTTTTCGGAAAGGGCGAGGCTAAAATTGCCCATTTTGTCGGTCTGTGTGCCGCGCTGTATCCTACCTGCCTCCTTTGCGACACCCACCGCCACAAACGCAATCGGATTAGCAAGCGAATCGACTACTCTGCCTTTGATAATCAAAGGACTATTTTGCGCTTGCAACAAAGATTTTGAAGCTCCAAAAAATAGAAAACAAGCCAAAAACCAATAAAAGGCAGTAGCCATTCTTGAATGGGTAGCTTTTTGCAGAAAAAAATACATATTTTGCTAAAATTGGTGAGTAGCGATAAACGCCTCTTTAGTGATTGTGCTAAGTTATTTTTTGCGAAGATAGTGCCTTTTTGCTGATAACGCAAAAGCCGTTTTTTTGGGGAAGTCCGACACAAGAGAGAAAAAGAAATAACATCTCCCGAAGAAATGTTATTTCTGCGAAACCAAAAGTTTTTCAAACCCTAAAAGTGCATTTTATTCGCCTTTTGCCTATCATTTCCTATTTTTTGAGCAAAGAAACCCTCAACCAGTCTAAGACGATATTAGCGGCAAAGTTGATGTTTAGGTGGCGATTTGTCGTTAGGGTGAGTTTTTTTGCCTTACAATCTTGCGCGTCTGAATAGGCAATCCAGACCGTTCCGACGGGCTTTTCGGGTGTTCCGCCTTCGGGACCGGCAATACCTGTAACAGCAATGCCAATATCTGTCCCTAAGACCTCTCGCACGCCCTTTGCCATTTCGGTAGCCGTCTGCTCACTTACCGCACCGAAGGCTTGTAACGTTTCGGGCTTTACCCCCAAAGTTTTGACTTTGATAAGATTGCTATAAGCGACAATACTACCCCAATAAAACGCCGAAGCTCCACTATTTTTAGTGAGCAAATGCGAAAGAAAGCCGCCTGTACAACTTTCGGCTACGCCTAAGCTCAATTTTTTTTGAGAAAGCAACTGACTAACGGCATCTTCAAGTTCGTCTTCGTCAAAACCATAAACATTTTCTTCTATCAGTGGCAACACTTTTTCTACCTGCGCCCAGACTTCGGCTTCCATCTCTGCCATCGTCTTTCCCGTTGTGGTGAGGCGCAAGGTTACGCGCCCCATTTGTGGCAAGTAGGCAAGTTTGAGATGAGCAGGCAGGGCGTTTTCCCAATCAGCAATGCGCTCGGCTAAAATCGCTTCGGGTATGCCTACGGTCTTGATTTTTTTATGAAAGATGGGTTGCGGCTCGAAGTGTGCAATCAGGGCAGGCACTACTCTTTTTTCTGCCAAAAAGCGCGTTTCGGAAGGCACACCCGGCATCGAAACGACGACGAAATTTTCGCCTTCAAGCCACATACAAGGTGCTGTCCCTACATCATTTTGCAGGACTCTACAATTTTGGGGAACATCGGCTTGGGCTTTGTTTAGCTCGTTCATGATGCGTCCGCGGCTGCTAAAAAGGCGGTCTAAATGCGCCATCACGCCTTCATCTCTGCGTAGTGGCACACCGAAAAAATCGGCAAGGGTCTTTTTGGTGATGTCGTCTTTGGTAGGTCCCAAGCCGCCTGTTATCAAGATGATATGGCTGCGCTTGGTCGCTATGTTTAGCATTTCCAAAATTTCCTCCCTTGTATCGCCAATGGAGGTATGTTTCCAAACGCGAAAACCCGCGCTGGTGAGCTGTTGGCTTAGAAAGTGGGAGTTGGTATCGAGCGTCTGTCCGTAGAGTAGTTCGTCGCCGATAGTGATAATTTCTGCTAAGTGCATCATAGGAATGGGAGAAAAATGAATTTTGCCAAAGCCTGAATAAAGGCACAATATAATAAGACTTTTGCGCTTTGTGGAAAAAGCTGTAAATTTGTTATCGTTTTTCGCAAAAAGAACGCTTTTGCGCCCAAAACTGCGTACCTTCACCTTTGCAAAACGCTCTCTATACAACCTTAGTAGCAGCGAAAAGTTGGCTTAGGATACAGAATAGCTTGGGCGCGACACTGCAATTTTCTACTTATCAGACCTTAATTGTTGAAGTCATGGACAAAGATTTGACCTTTGATGTTATCATTGAAATCCCGAAGGGAAGCCGCAATAAATACGAATACGACCCTGTCAAGCGCATGATTCGTTACGACCGCATGATTTTTTCTTCGATGCACTACCCAAGCGATTATGGCTTTATCCCCGAAACACTTTCCGACGACGGCGACCCCCTCGATGTCTTGGTCTTAGTATCTGAACCTACTTTCCCCGGCTGTTTGATTGAAGTGCGCCCTGTGGGGGTCTTCAATATGCGCGACGAAAAGGGCAAAGACGAAAAACTGCTCTGCGTACCCGTATCCGACCCGATTTGGAACAAAATCCACAAGCTCGAACAAGTCAATGCGCACCTTCAACTCGAAATTAGCCACTTCTTTGAGGTCTATAAAGATTTGGAGCGCAAAAAAGTATCGGTAGAAGGTTGGGAAGACGAAAACAAAGCGCGTGAAATCTATTTTGCCTGCAAAAAGAAATATGAAGAAAAGCAAAAAGATGTCTTTTCTATCCGTCCGGGCATGTAAAAAATAGCACAGAACCCTAAGAGCGCGTCTGCCTCTTGGGGTTTTGGTTGGAATGAGAAAATTCCAAACCTTTACCCGCCTTTTCGAGTTAGGACGAAAACCCTTGTACCTACAACGGTTATGTGGATTTTAACACGTCCTTTTCTCCCCTT encodes the following:
- a CDS encoding competence/damage-inducible protein A, translating into MMHLAEIITIGDELLYGQTLDTNSHFLSQQLTSAGFRVWKHTSIGDTREEILEMLNIATKRSHIILITGGLGPTKDDITKKTLADFFGVPLRRDEGVMAHLDRLFSSRGRIMNELNKAQADVPQNCRVLQNDVGTAPCMWLEGENFVVVSMPGVPSETRFLAEKRVVPALIAHFEPQPIFHKKIKTVGIPEAILAERIADWENALPAHLKLAYLPQMGRVTLRLTTTGKTMAEMEAEVWAQVEKVLPLIEENVYGFDEDELEDAVSQLLSQKKLSLGVAESCTGGFLSHLLTKNSGASAFYWGSIVAYSNLIKVKTLGVKPETLQAFGAVSEQTATEMAKGVREVLGTDIGIAVTGIAGPEGGTPEKPVGTVWIAYSDAQDCKAKKLTLTTNRHLNINFAANIVLDWLRVSLLKK
- a CDS encoding DUF4870 domain-containing protein — its product is MSQLDNNINKPTTSDKGKNVAVISYITLVGWVVAYVMNQDEANRSSLSTFHLRQMAGIAILGIVGSLFNVIPFVGWIVGLVAALGTFVFWIMGLISAINGEEKPVPVVGELIQEKLADVIK
- a CDS encoding inorganic diphosphatase, which translates into the protein MQNALYTTLVAAKSWLRIQNSLGATLQFSTYQTLIVEVMDKDLTFDVIIEIPKGSRNKYEYDPVKRMIRYDRMIFSSMHYPSDYGFIPETLSDDGDPLDVLVLVSEPTFPGCLIEVRPVGVFNMRDEKGKDEKLLCVPVSDPIWNKIHKLEQVNAHLQLEISHFFEVYKDLERKKVSVEGWEDENKAREIYFACKKKYEEKQKDVFSIRPGM
- a CDS encoding TonB-dependent receptor; its protein translation is MYFFLQKATHSRMATAFYWFLACFLFFGASKSLLQAQNSPLIIKGRVVDSLANPIAFVAVGVAKEAGRIQRGTQTDKMGNFSLALSEKNEQDDLKLIFQHINYQTVEKEIKPRQMATSNSDTLFLTITLAEKSADLASVVIETEAMPTISTLRPNAASLLKVPTPFDEFNQKLATLGLGIVSNSELSSTYQVRGGSYEENLVYVNGMEIYRPFLVSAGQQEGLSFVNPEMVEQISFSSGGWQPKFGDKLSSVLDIEYKTPKKWGGSATLGLLGGSAHIEGISKNKKMNFIVGLRHKDARYLFNTLETDGQYLPRFTDLQGLFTLQTGKNSTLQVLTSVAQNRYQVLPQSRQTTFGTFDRQMRLFVAYSGNEIMNYTTYQGSARWTHFSTDKRLKISWIASAINTQEREFIDVNGAYRLCDVDNDPNSNTFNQCALVRGVGAEYNHARNVLQAQIFSFQNRSVFQINTKNEIEWGFSLSHEQIEDQLYEYNVLDSAGFVKRNRFLDAQLQTASQRFAFYAQHQQNIGKSHQHKIIYGLRGNYWSLNRQFLLSPRLQYQYVPLHWKKDITFQAAVGLYQQPPFYRELRNFEGVLNTNLRAQSALHVIAGMNWTFKSWERPFQFIAETYYKRLWNVVPYDIDNVRLRYYAQNNAIAYVAGLDLRLSGELIKGTESWVALSLMSVREDVDFDTRGFIRRPTDQRVTATMYFEDFLPNDPTWRMNIRLMFGSGLPFSVPNRPDFRSVFSAPAYRRVDVGFSKLLVFNPNQRIKSIWLGAEVLNLLGVENIISYLWVRDFVNDFQFAVPNGLSQRFFNIKAVVRW